The DNA window TTCTGtccaattttcttgaaaatagcaCCATATTTCCCCCCTTTACCAATAATAATACACCAAAAGAAACAACAGTTCATTCAATGCACAGGAATTATATAAAATGAAGCATAAGAAAGGACAACTGCCCAACACCATAGATCTAAGACATCAATAGAAACGTAGAAATTCATGAGAAATGAGTCTGCAAGACCATTGTCTTCCAAGACAGTAGATTATTTCTCCAAAAACACATCCATCCAACTTGGTAACAAAGTCAACCAAAGTTTAGGAATCACCCAAAAACTTGTTGGAACAAATATCTAACAGTCCAACATGACTTCGCATTCCAATGCACAATTTCAGATTACAGAAACAGTAGCAGAAAGGCATTCCCAGAAACTAATTCCTAGTTCTGCACCTTGCTCTTATctcttaaaaaaagtaattaaaaaaaaacagcatGGTCTAAAAGAATAGTTTCATGGGATTCCACATGTCAATGTGAAAGAAGTTTTACAACTCAAACAAACTCACCCAACATTATATAAGAGTTATTCTAcccaaaaatttcaaagaaaacatATTACCATTATTTCTTTTGAGGGCTCCTCTTCGTTTGGATTTGGAAGATGAACTGGCTTTCTTCTTCTCTGTTCCATAAACACTTTTGTCAAACAATCCATCCCTAGTTAGCAAAGCTTCAGACTGTACCAGTCCCTCTGTTCCATACTCAATTTGTCATACGAAAATGGAAATATGATTTACTGAAAGAAGTATATGCtttaaactttttgatgttgCTCTTTCAAAAATCAGGATTTATAAATTACACCGCACATAATTTATATGAAATCACCATCAGAAAGCAAGGGATATTAAACCCAGAAAAACTTTCGTTAACTAAAACTACAGAAGAGTAAAAGATTCATAACCATGAAATCAGCATTAAACTACTGAAGAATAAAAAGCCACAAGTGCAATTATACAAGAATTCCAATGAAATCAGcaacaatttcataaaataaaacagCAATTTCAACAGAAACTACTGAAGACTAAAGATTCATAACCAagcaaaaatatttgataaaagattGTTGAACAAAAGAATTGGCAGATTAATTTCGGTCCGAAATAAAACTCACCCGatattggattagaggtgatGACCCGAAAAACGCTTCAGTTTCAAAGGATTCACTGGATTCAGCTATCAGGTATTTCCAATTTTGTGAAAATATTGAAGAGCAGTAGAGAGTTGCAGATAGGGTTGGGAGGAAATGGGAGGAGACAGAGACTGAAGAAACAATGAGGACAGAATAATAAACAAAAACGGTGGGAGATGGAAGGAGAAATTTTGAGGACAGAataggagagggtcgggtagggagggagggtaaaacagagagcaggggacgGAAGGCGGACGTAATAGGTATTACAGGGATTTGGGAAGGGATTACAAAAGCAGCGAAAAAGGGGATTAGGTCGGGATTGGTTTACGCCCGTAAtgcctattacagcgaaccaaacgtcgGATTAGAGGCGTCATGTAATACGCGCGTATTCGGCCTGTATTGTATTAGgtaatacactgaaccaaacataTCCTTAGAATTTAGAAATCAGTAGGAATATAGCTTAGCTCATAAATGATGTTTGAGTTGATTCGACAATTTGTGACTCCCAATAGAGGTGAGAACAAGttaatgtaatatttaattaattcaaaatttaatcaaaataaaggaatttttatcttaatttattaatattttatgaaaattgggAACACCATGAAACTTCATTTATGGTGATAGTGAAATGAATTATAAGGAGGAAAAAAAACATTAAAGGTAATTAGATTAGAAAATTAAAACATGTATATACACAAATTGTTATGCTACCTCTGCAGGCTGTACTAAGTGAACTTCCAATATTACTTTTGTTAGGAGCATGTGAGATGCCACTACAATTAAACTTAAGGTCTGTTTGATAGgggaaaatatttttcgaaattGATTTTCCTCATTTTTCGGTGTTTGAAtggaggaaaatattttccttttggaAAATCAACTACAAAACACAGGAAAATGTCTTACAATTTTTGGAAAATTGTTTTACCGATTCAAtctccgtaagacattttcctaaaGCTCTCGGGCATTCTTCTCCCTTCCTTCATTCTTTCAAATTTCCGTTATTGAAAGCTTCATTTTGGTTCACAACTGGAAACCGCTGCTGGTACGTTGcaattccatttccatttttcgACGGTTACTtcgtttatttttcatttctttttggcTTCTATGCTccgtttatttttcatttctttttggcTGCTACTGTCGTTGCCATTTCTGCTTTCAAATGATGGGTAAGCTTCCTTCTTCTTTTATTCTTCGTTCGGTTGTTAATGCTGGAAGCCATCTTTCTAATTcccactctttcttcttcttctaacaCCATTGCTACCCACATCGACTGCCTAAGTAAGAAACTGTCCTAAGAACAATCAGGGATTTGAAGGTGGTTGTGTGGCTAGGTTCCTTGGCAGGCTTTCTTTTGAACCTTTGAAAGAAAATCCTCTCTTTGGTCCTTCTTCTAATACGTATGTATCATGTTCCCCCTATCTTTAAATTTCACTTCTTTTTGCTGTCTCTGGTTTTCTGagattttgttcagtttttgtgttttttttaatgtgatGGGAAATTGGGTTGGAATTGAAGTTGAGGGTACTTTTGCAACTTTCAATTCTAAAGAAGGGGAAAAAATTGCTTGCAAGTTTTAGATATGGACTGACGGTATCTTTTAGAAGTTGTTCATGTAGGAAGTTCTTATTTGATGATTCAACTGCAGTTCCCAATTGATCTTCTATAGGATTATCCTTGGATCATGCTAAAGTATATATCAATCTGTGATTTATTTTGATTCTATTGGAAATTTGTGTCTGATATGATTGATACTATTTAAGGTTATTATTAGATTTGTTCTTCCTTGTTCATTTAGCAGCAATAAGAATTCTCAATATGAAATGTCATGGTTTGCTTTGTCTATAGTAGGGGTGTAAAGGTGCTTGCAAACTACTTAAAGAAAGACTCGAACTCGGTCGAGCTATCAATTGAGTCAAATTTGAGCTTTGTTAAATAATGGCATGTCTGGAAATCATGGACTGGGTAATGAAGTTAGTTGCTTTGTTAATTTAAGGATGAATGGTTTTATAGGAACTTAAGTTAGTTGCTTTGTTAATTTGGGTAATGAACTTTGTCTGGAAATCAAGGACTGGTTAATGAAGTTAGTTGATTTAtagctttgtttttgtttttgtatggTCTAATGCAAATCCTAATGTTTCTGATAGTAACTGGGTAGAAGTTCGGTTTTGGCTATTGTCATTCAGTATGTAAATGATGTCGAACATTTTATATCCTTATGGCTTAGcaacccttttttttattatgcCATGTCGTCTTTGATAATCGCGAGTTGTgtaattttatgttgttttttctcctcctccttcaGATTAGAAAAATTGGGAGCCTTAAAATGGGACAAGGTAGTGCATGGCAATCAAGCGTGGAGGCTTATCACTTGCATCTGGCTGCACGCTGGTGTTATTCATCTGCTTGCAAACATGTTGAGCTTGATCTTCATTGGAATTCGCCTTGAACAAGAATTTGGATTCAGTACGTTATCTGTTCCTTTTTGCAGTTGTATAATATTTCTAGAATATGTAACATTTATAAGCGTTTTGTCAGTCTTTGGTTGGTTTTTTAATTGACATATGTTCTTTATCCTGGCAGTACGTGTTGGGCTTATCTATCTATTGTCCGGTTTTGGTGGCAGCGTACTATCGTCTCTTTTCATTCAACGTAGCATTTCTGTTGGTGCCTCTGGTGCATCTTCCTGCCGGTGCTCGTGTAACATCTAAGCATAAGGCATACCAATACCTATTTTTGGTGATAGCTATGGTTTTACTCATTGTTGGGTAAGTTCTCTCAACCCTACATTACTAGTTTAGCAGCTCGTGTTTATAATTCTGGTCCCGTTTGTTTAATCTCCTCTGTTTTCCTTTTTCGAATGATGACAATTTCACAGTGGGGTTGGTAATGCTGTTTAGAGAAGAGAATGGACATGACCATTGCAGCTGGTGCCATTACCTGAGCTGTGTTCCTACATCAAAATGGTACTGTGGGAACTAAGCAGACCTTTATTACATATCGTTCACTGATTCTTTTATGGTTTCctttacattttttacatttgTTAATTTATTGGTGTTGTTACGTgcctatgtgtatatatatacatacatacatacgtacATGGTTAGTTTTTAGACTTCGAGTTATTTTATTCACTGTTGTTATGTGATTTGACATTTTATACACAGCTTGgtctaaatatatataataagcgaTTTTACTTGAAGAAAATACGAGAATATCTTTCAGTTTTTCCCTATAGTTTTAACTAAAGGTTTTGGCTTTGCATTTTTGTGTGCTGAGATCAATATTTACTTTCTCTGAGGTCGTATCTATAATCTAACTTTGTCTCTTTGGACATTAAAGGatgaaagtttaattattagAGATGCAATATCTCTAGTTTCCGCATTAAATCGTTCAATCAGCATACAACCATGACTTGTACCGATACAAGTGCCTTGAAATTGTTCATTGGGGCATTCTGTCTACTTGTATTCACACAAGCCTGACTTGTTGCGAAATAAGTGTGCAAGGGCCCCCAAAACATGTCCGGAacacctaaaatcaagccaaaaccatTACCAATCATTCCCTAATATTTCtaaacattataaaacataaaacaccATCAAATCAACATATATTCCAAATAAAGCTCAACCAAGTTCATAGAGCTAACAAAATATTCAAGATGCGATGAGATTAGTTAAGATAGTAACTTCGCTTTAAGTCGAGCCTTTACCTACGCGTTGAAAAAATAATGCGTTAAGCTTGTAAAAACTTAGTAAATAGTCAAGAATTAATCTTTGCCTTTGCAAGTAATCaatattaaacatataaataccTTGTTTATGATATATTAAAATGGAATTAAGTAGACATTAAGCATTAAGATTCtcaaaactattattatatgttacTCATCAATTCACTAATAAAtttcacttaccatttcattttagCCCAAATATAGATTTAATAGGACATAAGGATATGTGGATAGAACACTGAATCACTAGAACaaatgtaaaaacaacttttccggaaaatattttcaggaaatctgtcaaacagcagaaaatattttacacagattcaataacaccagaaaatatttttcagtaaattattttacagaaaagtaaaacattttttagaaatcattttacggaaaacattttactggtaATCAAACGAATCCTTAATCGCTAGTGAGATCCAGAAACGTAACATCTCTTATATCACTAAAGAGATGAACACTAAACCTACTACATCTCTCAACCACACTCGTGACCTTTCTTCCATCTTTAAGCCGTCTATTCCTCGTTGCAATGATTCTCATATGCAAGGGAAGTGTttggtaaatataaaaaatgaattggAATGACAACCTTTTGAACATCTTTAATGGTGGGCCTGTGAGGGGGAAATGTGGAATTAAAAAACGCAACAAGGAATCTAATTTCTCTTTACTTCTGCACTGCTTTTCTTGTAATAAAAAACAACAATGAAAAAACAAATGAATTGCATCCCCTTTTGCTTTTATTTGTAATTACAATTTACCCACAAATAATTGTTTATTACAAAAGACAAGGCTTTGGAGTTCACTGTTTTGTTTGTTTGAAGTAGCATTTGGTCTCAAAACTCTAGTGGATCGTCCAAGGTATTATAACATGTGACGCTGAAAATAGATGAAGTAGGGAGTTAATAAATAAAGGACTTTCCACAACCATCATGTAAGCTAACCAGGCCCATGAAATTGGATGCCTCACAAATCTTACCCCAAACTACACTTGTTATTttagtagtaaaaataattttacccCTCTGGATCTCCCATCATTTAAATATTCATCATTCGTAATTATAATCTGTAGATTATTAGTTTTAATATGTGTATATTGTTcaggttttttgttttttatattatgttatgattAATTGGATATATATTAacattagaatttatttttcatactttaaaaaaatcattcacctatacatttttcttttgataaaatGACTTAGATTTAAGTATTTGATcagtttatattttttacaattttaattttaatattataaatatgtaaataatattaaaaaattaattgaaattgaaatttaaacatcGTAAAGTTTGAAGTCAAGATAAAAGTATAAAAGttgagtttaattttttaatagaaaagtaACATTGTTTTCCTTTGTAATCTTGTGGATATTTTTGGTTGAAATTATTGATTCAGTGTGGatataagtgattaattatttttgaagAGATATTTAAAGTAAAAGGTAATATAATTAATCAcgaacttaatattttttattaatggtACATATTTtggattggtataataataattttagcccTAAAAGttacatattctatcaaattAGTAATGATTTAACATTTATGTAAATGTGTAAATGGtgaggctaaatttgttgaactcTTAGAATCtagactaaattaataaaatatgtaaatatcgagagctaaatttgttgttATGCTGATCAAAATCATGTACAATTTACTGAAGAAATTAAAGCCATGACCATGATTAATTGTCctctcactttcaaaattgacaaggattaaattgctttGAATTGTTTGAGAGGGATCAATTTGCTcgattttgaaattgagaaggATTGGAGAGGGCTTTTTACCATAGCAAAACTAAAATATCTAGATGCAAACGACATCGTTTCGCATCCCACTCAAAAGGAGACGTACTCAACTCAAAGTCAAATCAAAGCCGTCAGTTTAAAGCAACATTAGGGTTTGACGGTTTAATTGAAGATTACCACATGGCAACACTATAAAAGAAACCGCTAAACCCTAATTCCCTCCTCTCTTCCTCTGTTTCTGCCCGCCTCACATTGCAAAATACTATATTTTGCAGCGGCAGAAGGagctctctctctttctctcttgaGACATCCTTTTAGCTTTTGATTTTAGTTTATAACAATCTTAATCCAAATGCCTTCTTTGGCTTTATCTGACCTCaaagagaagaaagaagagaaaatgatgaagaagaagatcgcTCTCGAAACACCTGAATCCGAGAAAAAAACGAAGAAGATCAAGGAACCTAAGGTTAGAGAAGAGGAAGATGATTCGGCTGTGAAGAAGAGTAAAAAGAAGCGTAAGGCCTCGGAGCTCCAAATGGAAGAGGAGGAGAGGAGCGAGACGAGCTCGGAGCTTGTTGAGCCGGTGGAtccaaaggagaagaaaaagaagaaaaagaaagctaaGGTCGAGGAAGAAGGAGATGGAGATGAAGGGAAAAGTGAGGATCCTAATGCGATTTCGAGGTTTCGGATTTCGGAAGCGCTTAGGGAAAAGCTTAAGTCCAAGGGGATTGAGGCTTTGTTCCCTATTCAAGCCATGACTTTTGATATGATTCTTGATGGCACTGATTTAGTTGGCCGCGCACGAACCGGTCAGGTATAATTTTCGTAACCGTTGATATCTTATGAATGTCCAATGGACGACGGTGTTGCTATTGAAGTGATTGTCCTGTTGTTATAGCTTACGTAGGTGATTTACCAAAATATCATACGAAACGCTTTGTTTATATTCTCCGTTTGCCTAATTTTGAAGTCCTACCGTGATTAATAAGTTATGACTGCTAGTCTGTTGGTCTTGTTGAAATTGGTTAATATAATTCAACCATTGTCGTGTGACTGATTTTAGAAGTTCTATTCTTTGTTGTCATTAGCCTTTGTTTAATATTTTGCAGGGTAAGACACTGGCCTTTGTGTTGCCTATATTGGAGTCTTTAACAAATGGCCCTGGAAAATCGTCAAGGACGTCTGGATATGGAAGGGCACCAAGTGTTCTAGTACTTTTACCAACCAGGGAATTGGCTAAACAGGTATTTGCTTATTTCTCTACACATGTGATTCTTCGATAATGCCAGTCTTTTGTCTGTGAAGTTTATGATAATTAATCTTTTGTTTCTAGGTTTTTGAGGACTTTGAAGTTTATGGTGAGGCAGTGGGGTTGACATCATGTTGTTTATATGGAGGTGCTCCTTACCACACCCAAGAGATGAAACTGAAGAGAGGGGTCGACATAGTTGTTGGGACTCCTGGACGTGTAAAGGTAGCCTGATGTTTTAATAATTCAAGCAGTTTAGCTAGTTTTAGGGAACATTAAGTTTTATAGTTCTTAAAATGCCatgttattttatgatttttgatgTACTATTGCAACTGGTGCAGGATCACATAGAGAGGGGCAATATTCACTTAGGCTCATTGACATTCCGAGTTCTTGATGAAGCAGATGAAATGTTGAGAATGGGATTTGTTGATGATGTTGAACTTatattaggtatgtgtttttgtgAATGTTACCTTTCTTGGCAGGCAGTGGTCCCTGTGTGTAACACTGCAGTCTGATTATGCATGTCATGGTTTTAATTTTCCAGGCAAGGTAGCGGATGCAAGTAAAGTTCAGACAGTTCTTTTTAGTGCCACCTTGCCAGACTGGGTGAAGGGTGTATGTTTCTTAACTATTAGTATTCATTTATCTTTGTTTTTAGCTTGAATATATTCATCTAAAAGAATTGatgtttaatttaatacaattcctGTTTATTTACCCCGTCTGATTGAAAACATTTGTTTTTCTAATTGACAGATTGCTTCAAGGTTTCTTAAACCAAGTAAGAAGACTGTTGATCTAGTTGGTAATGAGAAGATGAAGGCTAGTACCAATGTTAGGCATATTGTTTTGCCCTGTTCTAAGTCTGCAAGGTCACAGTTGATCCCAGATATTATACGTTGTTATAGCAGGTTTGATGTAGTTTTAATATAACAGTATTGCTACAATATAGATTCCATTTGATTTGTCCGAGTTGCCtttttttcttgtctttttttaatttatcctcTTTGTTTGATCAATTTGATTCAGTGGTGGACGAACTATTATATTCACAGAAACAAAAGATTCTGCCTCTGAGCTTGCTGGCTTATTGCCTGGATCCCGGGCTTTGCATGGTGACATACAGCAGGCCCAACGTGAGGTAGTGTTATATGGATTGTGTATAATTATTCATGCTCTCCTACAGCAAAACATACCATGTATGTACTATTTCTCACTGTGTTATG is part of the Gossypium hirsutum isolate 1008001.06 chromosome D11, Gossypium_hirsutum_v2.1, whole genome shotgun sequence genome and encodes:
- the LOC107962846 gene encoding DEAD-box ATP-dependent RNA helicase 7, whose translation is MPSLALSDLKEKKEEKMMKKKIALETPESEKKTKKIKEPKVREEEDDSAVKKSKKKRKASELQMEEEERSETSSELVEPVDPKEKKKKKKKAKVEEEGDGDEGKSEDPNAISRFRISEALREKLKSKGIEALFPIQAMTFDMILDGTDLVGRARTGQGKTLAFVLPILESLTNGPGKSSRTSGYGRAPSVLVLLPTRELAKQVFEDFEVYGEAVGLTSCCLYGGAPYHTQEMKLKRGVDIVVGTPGRVKDHIERGNIHLGSLTFRVLDEADEMLRMGFVDDVELILGKVADASKVQTVLFSATLPDWVKGIASRFLKPSKKTVDLVGNEKMKASTNVRHIVLPCSKSARSQLIPDIIRCYSSGGRTIIFTETKDSASELAGLLPGSRALHGDIQQAQREVTLNGFRSGKFMTLVATNVAARGLDINDVQLIIQCEPPRDVEAYIHRSGRTGRAGNTGVAVMLYDPKRSSVSKIERESGVKFEHISAPQPVDIAKSAGVEAAKIITQVSDSVIPAFKDVAQELLETSGLSAQDLLAKALAKAAGYSEIKSRSLLTSMENHVTLLLEAGKPIYTLSFVFGVLKRFLPEEKVQSVQGLTLTADGMGAVFDVAEDDVEAFLTGAENAANVNLEVLKNALPPLQQRDMSRGRFGGGRGGFGDRNGGGSRFSGGRGGGRGGFSDRRNGGGRGHYNSKRW